One Rhipicephalus microplus isolate Deutch F79 chromosome 4, USDA_Rmic, whole genome shotgun sequence genomic window carries:
- the LOC142814387 gene encoding juvenile hormone acid O-methyltransferase-like, with translation MESRLSIKSSSSFLENSLPAIYDEVRSHNRESSGQLLKRFQASFFTNHTKNGKFNEQYLDIGCGPGNFTCHYLLPLCPPSFNRLVAVDNSYPMIDYAMRKHSHPKIEYRMLDIVIDDEVSHFIETEGHFQRVYSFLAFHWIHDKIAALRNVERLLSPGGECLIVFNPHPGPLQLSKAMMNSERWKQYSDVLKKVGPEFPDTHDTVYLRNYLIDVVKSTSLVPLSCEVVRVEAKSPSMEEIARLVLPINPVYSLLGEEGKAELENFLKDLMKQGRCSNYSCTGITRELRLVFHGYKP, from the exons ATGGAGTCTCGGCTGTCAATCAAGTCATCGTCATCCTTCCTGGAGAACTCGCTGCCTGCGATTTACGACGAGGTAAGAAGCCATAACCGAGAGTCTTCTGGCCAGCTTCTGAAAAGATTTCAGGCATCTTTCTTCACCAACCACACAAAAAACGGCAAATTCAATGAACAGTATCTGGACATCGGTTGCGGTCCAGGTAACTTCACTTGTCACTACCTGCTGCCTCTATGTCCGCCATCATTCAACAGACTAGTAGCAGTGGACAACTCGTACCCCATGATCGATTACGCAATGCGGAAACACAGTCACCCAAAGATCGAATATCGGATGCTGGATATTGTGATCGATGACGAGGTGTCTCACTTTATCGAAACCGAAGGACATTTTCAACGCGTCTATTCTTTCCTGGCCTTCCACTGGATACACGACAAAATTGCCGCGCTAAGGAACGTGGAACGCCTGTTGAGCCCAGGTGGCGAGTGCCTGATTGTGTTTAATCCTCATCCCGGACCACTACAGCTTTCTAAAGCAATGATGAACTCGGAACGATGGAAACAATACAGTGAC GTGCTCAAGAAAGTGGGGCCTGAGTTTCCTGACACCCACGACACAGTGTACCTGAGGAACTACCTTATCGACGTTGTGAAGTCAACCAGCCTTGTGCCGCTGTCGTGCGAAGTGGTGCGCGTCGAGGCTAAGAGTCCAAGTATGGAGGAAATAGCGC GTCTAGTTCTGCCCATCAACCCCGTCTACTCGCTTCTGGGAGAAGAAGGAAAAGCAGAATTGGAGAATTTCCTGAAGGATCTCATGAAACAAGGACGCTGCTCAAACTATTCTTGCACAGGAATAACTCGGGAGCTGAGGCTCGTGTTTCACGGATATAAGCCGTAA